The nucleotide window CCTTTGACCAGTCGGGCGAGTTGATTCCGCAGTCGTTGCTCGACTCGCTGGAGAAAAACCGCGTGGCCCTGAAAGGCCCCATCACGACGCCCGTGGGCAAGGGTTTCCGCAGCATCAACATCACGCTGCGCCAGAAGTACGACCTCTACCAGAACGTGCGCCCGGCCAAAACCACCGAGGGTATCGAATCGCGCTACACCGGCGTCAACCTGGTGTTGTTCCGCGAAAACACCGAAGGTCTGTACTCGGGCCTGGAAGTGTACGACGAGCGCCTAGGCATTGCCGACTCGTTTAACCGCATCACGGTGGAAGGCTCGCGCAAAATCTGCCGCGCCGCCTTTGCCTACGCCGCCAAGCACGGCCGCAAGAAGGTGACCCTGGCCCACAAGGCCAACATCCTGAAGATGGCCGGTAAGCTCATGCTCGACGCCTGCAAAGAGGCCGCTACCGAGTTTCCGCAAATCGTGTTCGAGGATAAAATCATCGACAACATGTGCATGCAGCTCGTGAATAAGCCCGAGCAGTTTGACGTGGTGGTGACGACCAACTTATTTGGCGACATCCTTTCCGACCTCTGCGCCGGCCTTGTAGGCGGCCTCGGGGTGGTTTCGGGTGCCAACATCGGCGACAACATGGCCATTTTCGAAGCCGTGCACGGCTCGGCTCCCGACATTGCCGGCCAGGGCAAAGCTAACCCTACGGCGCTGCTGCGCTCGGGCCTGATGATGCTGCACCATCTGGGTGAGCACGAGCTGGCCGACCGTATCGAAAAGGCGCTGGACGAAACCCTGAAGCACAAGGAGCAGTGCACCGGCGACTTGGGCGGCAAGGCCAGCACCAGCGAGTTTGCTCAGTCTATCATCGCCAAGCTGGCGTAGTTGTATAAGAATAGTCAGGGCGTCATGCTGAGCTTGCCGAAGCATCTCTACTGCAGCGGTAATTAGAAGTTACTTTAGCAGTAGAGATGCTTCGGCAGGCTCAGCATGACGTTCTCTTTTCAACAACGTAAGCCCGCGGGAGGTTAAGTTAGGGCTTTCGGCCTTTGTTCTGATTTTCTCGTGCTTCGTCTTAACTTTACTTTTCCGACGGCTCCAAATGGCCGCATTTCTTCTCCTATGAAACGTACCCTGTTTTCTGCTCTGCTGCTTTCCAGCGCCCTCATGTTTGGTGCTTGCAACAACGACAAGCCCGCCGAAGTAGGGGCTGAAGGCATGAACGCGGCCGCTACGGTGGCCTCCGACGCGGCTAACCCCACGGTGGACAACCCCAACGTGGCCAGCGAAACGGCTGCTCCCAACCCCAATGCCCCGGTGATGAGCTTCACCGAGTCGGAGTTCAACTTCGGCGACATCAAGGCGGGCGACGTGGTAAAGCACACGTTCGAATTCACCAACACCGGCAAGTCGCCGCTGCTGATTGAGAATGCCACGGCTTCCTGCGGCTGCACCACGCCCAACTGGACCAAAGACCCTATTGCGCCCGGCGGCAAAGGCACCATCGACGTGCAGTTTGACAGCCACGGCAAAGCTGGTCTGCAAAACAAAGAGGTAGCGGTACGGGCCAACACCCAGCCCAACATCACCCAGATTGCCATCCGCGCCAACATTCTGCCCGCCAGCACGGAAGGACCGGTAAAGCAATAACCGGCTTGGCCACCTAGAAGGATTACCTCGTACTGTCATCCTGAGCAAAGCGAAGGACCTTATCACGTTGAAACAAGTTGTTCAACTGGTATAAGGTCCTTCGCTTTGCTCAGGATGACAGATGTTTTTACTGCTTACTCTCGACCATGCTGACTACGCTTCTGTTACAGACCCAAACCGGTGAAGGGCTGACTTCCCTGGCATTCCCAGTCCTGATTGCCCTTGTTGTTTACTTTTTCATGATCCGGCCCCAGCAGCGCCGCTCCTCCGAAGCCAAGAAGTTTCGGGAGTCGCTGGTGAAAGGCGCCAGCGTGGTAACCATCGGGGGCTGCATGGCAAGGTGCTGGAGGTGCACGAAGAATCGGTTATCATCGAGGTCGACAAAGGAGTGCGCCTCAAGTTTGACCGCACGGCCATTGCCCGCGAAGTAGCCCCAAGAACACTCCCGCCGCTCCGACTACACCGGCGGCACCCGTAGCACCCGCCAACTCGTAAACTGGCTTGTCATGCCGTTTGCCCGTGCGTATCGATTGGCCCGCTGGTTTACCAGCCCGTTTTTCGGGCAGGAGCGGAGCTATTGGCGCGCCGTAACGGCCTGCTTTCTGGCGGCTTCCACATTTTGGCTGCTCAACGCCCTGAACAAGACCTACACCACGCGCATCACCTACCCGCTGCAGTGGGCTTACGATGAGCAGCGCTACATTCCGGTGAAGCCCCTGCCCACAGAAGTAGCCGTGAACGTAACGGGCCGGGGCTGGAAGCTGCTGCGCAAAAACCTGTTGCTCGACGTGCGGCCCGCCGAAGTACGCCTGCAGCGCCTGCCCGTCACGCGCTTCGTCACGGGCCAGTCGCTGCGGCCGGCGCTGCAGGCGGCTATGGAAGGGCTGCAGTTCAACTACGTGCTGGCCGATACGCTCTGGGTAGAGTTTGACCGGCTCGTGACCCGCCGACTGCCCCTGGGGCTGAGTCCGAATGCCGACGGCTCGGCCTTGCCCTACGCGGCCGTGTTTACGCCCGAAAGCGTGGCCTTTCATGGCCCGGCCCGTACCGTCAACAGCCTGGCTAGTCCGTATCCAGTGCATTTGCCCAGGCCCCGGCCGGCAGTAGCGAGGGGGCCATCATCGTGCCCATTGGCGGCCCCGACTTAGTGCAGGCCCAGGTGCAGGAGGTGAAAGTGCGCCTGCAGCCCCGGCCCCTGATTTCCTTTCCGGTGCAGGTAGTGCCTGAGTTGCGCGACTTTCCGAAGGGCCAGCAGTTTACCTTGCGCCCGGCTACGGTGAAGGTGCAGGTGCAGTGCTTTCCCGAAGACTCCGCCCGCCTCGACCGGACCCAGGTGAACGTGCTATTGCACTACGGCCAGTTTCACTCCCCGATTCCAGCCTGCAGCCCGTGTTGTCGCACGCGCCCACGCTGGCCCGCGGCGTCCGGGTCCTGACGCCTCTGGTCCGGGTTTCCCAGAAGTGAGATGGTGAGCTAGTGAAATGGTGAGTAGTTGTTCTACTGGCGTGGGACGGTACCAGCTAAACATTAAACTCACCATTTCACCATTTCACTAGCTCACCATCTTAACATATGCTTCGAATCGGAATAACGGGCGGGATTGGGTCGGGCAAGAGCGTGGCGTGCCGGATGTTTGCTGTGCTGAACGTGCCCGTGTACGATGCCGATTCCCGCGCCAAGTGGGTAATGGCCAACGACCTGGTGCTGCGCCAAGCCTTGCAGGAAGCTTTTGGCCCTGAAGCCTTTGACGCCAGCGGGCAGCCCAATCGGACGTATCTGGCGCAGGTCGTTTTTAAAGACCCCGAGCAGCTAGCCCGGCTCAACAGTCTGGTGCACCCGCGCGTGGGCCACGACTTCGAACAGTGGGCTCAAACCCAGCAAGCTGCCGGAGCCATTTACGTTATCAAGGAAGCCGCGCTGCTCTACGAATCAGGCTCTTACCAGCAGCTCGACAAGATTATCACCGTATTCGCGCCCCAGCCCGTGCGCCAGGCCCGCGTATTGCGCCGCGACCCGCACCGTACCCCCGACGACATCCTGGCCATCATCGGCAAGCAGATGAGCGAGGAAGAAAAGCTTAGCCGCGCCGACTACGTGCTCCGTAACGACGATAAGCACCTGCTTATCCCGCAGGTGCTGGAGCTGGACCGGCAGTTTCGAAGCCTCTAGGCAGAGCTAAGACTTCCAATAGTACTACCATTTCTGACCTGCATTATTACGAGAAATTAGCTTAGATCTTATGGCACATAAATGTCAAACAGAGTACAATTCAGTTGTGTATCAGCCCATCGTGCATCTACTTTAATCATTAACTCGCTTGGCGCTTCATCAACCCAAAGGAAGAACTCAAGCATATAGCCAGTACCGTCATAGTACTCATATACTTCAATTGCATCGTATGCATTTACTGGCGGATGGGTTAACTGTCCGGGGTAAAGTCGAATAGCTTCTGCTACATGAGTAGCATTCAGTCGACCTGTGTTAAAACTTAATTTAACTGCTGCATCATACTCTCCATCAACTAGCTTGTCTACAAACTGCTTGACTGGTTGGGTGAAATCAATGGGGTTCATGTAATTCCTAAGCCCAAGTCTAAACCCTTACTTAATTATGGGGCAGCGCTCGAAGGGCCGAGTTTCGTCGAAAAGCTTGCGGTAAGTGACGTGGGTTTTGTGGATGCGGGCCCCGATAGAGCGGGTAACGGCCAGCATGCGGGGGTTAAAGTCGCCAATCCAGTTCATCTCACAATCGGTGTAACCCGACGCCAGGAACTTGGCCCGGGCGTGCTCCATCAAAGCCGATTCGACGCTCTTGCCCTGCCAGGCGGGCACCACGCCGAAGATGACGCCAAACATCTTTTTGTCGGGAAGCTGGTCGTATTTGCGCTTGTACCAGAGGAAGCGCAGCTTGTCCCAGAGGTTGAAGCGGGCCCCGATATGCTTGAAAATCTGGTTGAGCTCGGGCAGGCTGATAAAGAAGGCAATTGGCTCTTCCTGGTGGTAGGCAAACCACAGCAGCCGCTCATCGGCCACGGGCTTCATTTCTTTGACCAGGCTGCGGGCTTTTTCCAGGGACATACCCGTCACGCCGCTGTGGTTGGCCCAGGCCAGGTTATAGACGTGCTGAAAGTCGCGGGCCAGCTTTTCGGCGTCGCTCTTGTCGGCGTGGCGGAAGCTGAACTCAGGCTGCTCGGCGTAGCTGGCCACGGCCCGGTGAAAAGCCGCGTGCAGGGGCATGGCTACATCCCGGCGGCAGGTATACTGCTTGAAATACACCTGAAAGCCGTAGTTCTCGAACAGTGGCTGGTAGTAGGGCAGGTGATAAAACATGCCGTAGTTGGGCTCGGTGAAGCCCGCCACCAGCAACCCCCAGTACCGGTCCCGCTCCCGAAGTTGATGGGGCCGTCCATGGCCTGCATGCCGCGCTGGGTCAGCCAGTCTTTGCCCGCGTCAAAGAGCGTATTGGCCGCCTTCTGGTCATCGATGCACTCGAAGAAGCCTAGGCCACCGGTGGGCAGCGTGGGGTCGGTGTGGGCCGTGGCTTGGTTGATAAAGGCGGCAATGCGCCCGATAACCTCCCGCTAGCGTCGGTCAGAATCCAGCGGATAGCTTCACCGTGCTGGAAGTTGGTGTTCTTCTTGGGGTCAAATACGGCTTCTATTTCGTGGTCGAGGGGCGAAATCCAGTTGGGCTCGTTCCGGTAGAGGCGGGGCGGTAAGTCCAGGAATTGCCGGGCCCGCTGGGCGTCGGTTACTTCGAGTAAAGGCATCAGCAGCGAAAAGCTAAGGTTGATTCAACGGGTGGCTGGGAATAAGAAAGGGCCCGTTGGCAACGAAAGAACAAAAAAACGACCGGTCAGGGCCGCCGGAAAACCGACAGGATTTTCACCCCATTCACCCGGATGCAGTACACCTCGGGACCGTAGCTGGCCGGGTACAGTTCCGGGTGCCAACGGTAGGTGGTCAGAAAATACCGCGCCTGGTCGGCAGAAGTCAGCAGCAGACGGGCCCGCTCGGCCGGGGGCAAAAGTAAGTGGTTGTTGTGAAGCATCAGCCCGGCCCGGGCATCGGTAGCCACCGCTACGCGGCCGGCCTGGTCCTGGGCCAGAATCCATTCCAGCCCGCGCCGGCCTGCGAGGCCCCAGTAGTCACGCTCAAACAGCCGCTCAGCCACCGGACCCGGCAGCAGGCTGAAATACACGTTCTGGTAAGGATGGTCCCGGATGATGCGGTAGGTGGAGTGTAGTACGCCAATGGTTAGCAGCCCCAAAAGTCCCGTTGCCAGCCGGCGGCTCAACGAACGAGACCTTAGCCGTAGCAGACGAGCCGTTTGAACTCCGCGCAAAGCCAGCAGCAGAAACGCCGGGTAAATGAAGTAAAGGTGGCGCCAGCCGTCATACAGAACCGAGCGAAGCAGCACAACAGCCGCCAATGGAGCAAAAAACCAGACGGCGTACAGCAGGTCCTGGCGGCCGGAGCGGGTGCGCAGCCATGCCCCGGCCCCGACTCACGGCTGCTGCTAAGGATATTACTCCGGCGCCAAACAGCAGGGAATAAGCCACCGGCGTGGTAATCAGCAACCAGACCGGGACGTAGTGCCAGGGCAGGCTGCGCACCGAAATCTGCTGGCCCCAGTACTGCACCAGCATATCGGAGCGGTAGCGGCTGAAGCTCTGAAAAGCGGCCAAGAAGTGCGTCACCGGCTGTTCCCACAAGTAGGGCCAGCCAGCCACCACCACTGCCGCCGCCGCGGGCAAGTAGAGCAGCAGCGCCAGCAGCAGGGGCCGGCGAACTGCGGGCCGGTGCCACAGTTCCAGTCCGGCAAAAAAGAAGGTGAATCCCAGCAGCAGCACACCCATCGTGCGCACATCGACGGCCGCGCCGGTAGCCAGGGCGTGCGCCAAAGCCCAGCGCCAGGATGGCCGCAGCAGCAGCCGCGTGAGCGTGTAGATGCCCAGGGTGAAAAACGCCAGGAATACCAGGTCCTTATAGTTGTAAAAGGCCTCGGCAAACAGGCGCGGGGACGTCCAGAGCAAAACTGCACCCAGCAGGCCCAGCGGCCAGCTACGGAAGCGCCGGGCAGCCAGCCGGTAAAAAGCGTAGGTGCCGGCCACTACCGTGAAAAACGTAACCAGGTGGCGCAGAAAGTATACGTCGCGCGGGTCTTCGGCCCCACTATCTTTTCCAGCAGGGCCAGCGGCATCTGAAAAATGACACCGTGGTCTACGTCCTCGTTTTGGTTCATGTCGGGAATGGCGGCAAAGCTTTCCTGGCGGCGGGCCAGCTCCGGGGCCAGGCGCAAGGCCACGTACTTCACGCTGATGATGCCATTGAGCCGGTCCAGCTGCTCGTCCCACGACAGGCCATAGTCGCGGTGCAGCAGGATGCCCAGCAGCGTCAGGAGCGCAAAGAAGCCCAGCACCAGAGGCCGGCGCAGGGAATCGGGCAGGAGGGGAGTGGGCCGCAGCAAAAGGCTAGCAAATGGAGTACAACCAAACCGTAACGGTCCGAAAGGTAACACAGCCGGCACGGATGCCCGAGCTTTGGCCGTCACGCTTCCAGACCCGCCGTAAATTCACAACCTTTGACGGGCCGGCACCAAGCCCGGCGTTTAACCTTTCGCTTGTGCTGCGTTCCGTTCCCCGTTTCGTCTGGCCGCTGGTGCTGCTACTGATGCTGCTCAAGCTGGCTTTGCAGCTAAGCCTGAATCCTGGGCTGGAATGGAACTACGATGAGCGCCGCAACGGCCGTATTGCCGACAACTACCTGGCCGGCCGTGGCTACGTCAGCCTCGACCCGGTGCGGCAGCAACTGCGGCCCGATTCGTTTCACGCCAGCTTTCCGGTCTTTGTCTACATCGGCTGGCAAAAGGCCGGCTTGCCCAAGCACCACTTCACCCTGCTGATTTTTGGGCTAAGCCTGTTGGCCTACGGGCTGGGCATTCTGTATCTGCAGCGCACGTTGGCGTTTCTGGGCGTACCGCCGCCCTGGGCCTGGGCGGGTGCGCTGCTCTGGGCCGTTTATCCGTCGGTGCTCTACTACGTGGGGGCCTATATGTGGTACGAAAACCTGACCCTGCCG belongs to Hymenobacter cellulosilyticus and includes:
- a CDS encoding DUF1573 domain-containing protein — protein: MKRTLFSALLLSSALMFGACNNDKPAEVGAEGMNAAATVASDAANPTVDNPNVASETAAPNPNAPVMSFTESEFNFGDIKAGDVVKHTFEFTNTGKSPLLIENATASCGCTTPNWTKDPIAPGGKGTIDVQFDSHGKAGLQNKEVAVRANTQPNITQIAIRANILPASTEGPVKQ
- a CDS encoding DUF7668 domain-containing protein is translated as MNPIDFTQPVKQFVDKLVDGEYDAAVKLSFNTGRLNATHVAEAIRLYPGQLTHPPVNAYDAIEVYEYYDGTGYMLEFFLWVDEAPSELMIKVDARWADTQLNCTLFDIYVP
- a CDS encoding isocitrate/isopropylmalate dehydrogenase family protein; the encoded protein is MHTITLIPGDGIGPEITKAVQDIFTAAGAPIQWEEQNAGQTTFDQSGELIPQSLLDSLEKNRVALKGPITTPVGKGFRSINITLRQKYDLYQNVRPAKTTEGIESRYTGVNLVLFRENTEGLYSGLEVYDERLGIADSFNRITVEGSRKICRAAFAYAAKHGRKKVTLAHKANILKMAGKLMLDACKEAATEFPQIVFEDKIIDNMCMQLVNKPEQFDVVVTTNLFGDILSDLCAGLVGGLGVVSGANIGDNMAIFEAVHGSAPDIAGQGKANPTALLRSGLMMLHHLGEHELADRIEKALDETLKHKEQCTGDLGGKASTSEFAQSIIAKLA
- a CDS encoding phospholipid carrier-dependent glycosyltransferase is translated as MAGTYAFYRLAARRFRSWPLGLLGAVLLWTSPRLFAEAFYNYKDLVFLAFFTLGIYTLTRLLLRPSWRWALAHALATGAAVDVRTMGVLLLGFTFFFAGLELWHRPAVRRPLLLALLLYLPAAAAVVVAGWPYLWEQPVTHFLAAFQSFSRYRSDMLVQYWGQQISVRSLPWHYVPVWLLITTPVAYSLLFGAGVISLAAAVSRGRGMAAHPLRPPGPAVRRLVFCSIGGCCAASLGSV
- the yajC gene encoding preprotein translocase subunit YajC, translated to MLTTLLLQTQTGEGLTSLAFPVLIALVVYFFMIRPQQRRSSEAKKFRESLVKGASVVTIGGCMARCWRCTKNRLSSRSTKECASSLTARPLPAK
- the coaE gene encoding dephospho-CoA kinase (Dephospho-CoA kinase (CoaE) performs the final step in coenzyme A biosynthesis.), which produces MLRIGITGGIGSGKSVACRMFAVLNVPVYDADSRAKWVMANDLVLRQALQEAFGPEAFDASGQPNRTYLAQVVFKDPEQLARLNSLVHPRVGHDFEQWAQTQQAAGAIYVIKEAALLYESGSYQQLDKIITVFAPQPVRQARVLRRDPHRTPDDILAIIGKQMSEEEKLSRADYVLRNDDKHLLIPQVLELDRQFRSL